The Polaribacter sp. HaHaR_3_91 genomic sequence AATTTGTTCAGTACATGAATGAAGCTGGATTAACAAGTGTAACAGACAATGGATATGATACAGATTGGATTGAAGAAACCTTCTCTCCTGCCCTTATGCACAGAAATGACATTAACCTATCTGGAGCCACAGAAAAATTTTCTTATTTTACTTCTGCCTCTCATTTAGATCAAGATGGTATTGTTGGCAATGGAAACTCTTCTTTTAAAAGATCTACTTTTAGAGTAAACTTAAAAGGTGATGTTGCTAAATGGTTAGAAGTAGGTGTTAACTCTACCTATTCATCTTCAGATAAGAGTGGGATTCAAGAAAATAGTGATACTAGAGGTGTAATTCAAAATATGCTTATTTTAGACCCATTAACACCTGTCACTTATGCTAACGGTTCCGTACCACAATCTGTTATAGACCGTTCTAACACAAATGGTGTTCCGGTATTAAAAGATGCAAATGGTAACGTTTATGGATACCCAAGTTACTCTACTGGAGAGGTTGTAAATCCTGTTGCCTATGCAAATAACATTAACAAAACTACTGTAGATGCTTATCAATTTTTAACCTCTGCTTATTTAAAATTTAAACCTTTTGAAGGCTTTTCTTTTACAACAAGATTAGGATATGACAAAAATCAATGGGACACAAGGAATATGATCAATCCATATTATGTTTCTTCAGAAGCATCTAACACAACGTATTCTGGTTCTCAAAACGTTGTTGAATCTAAAAGATGGTTATGGGAAAATTTTGCTTCTTATGAGAAAGCCTTGGGAAATCATAATTTTGTTTTATTAGCAGGGTATTCTGCAGAAGAAACAAGAGTAACAACACCAACTTCTAGAAGTGGATCTGCTTCTATTGTAGATTTTATTGGCTTTAATTTTGACTTACCAGAATTTAACACTCAAGTAAATCAAATAGATCCATCTCCAGATAATATGGTATCTATATTCGGTAGACTTTCTTATGATTATTTAGGAAAGTATTTATTTGAAGCTTCTATTAGAAGAGATAAATCAGATAAATTTCCAATAGCAAATAAAGCGGGTACTTTTCCTGCATTTTCCGCAGGTTGGGTAGCTTCAAATGAAGATTTCTGGAATAGAGAATCTAAAATAGATTATTTAAAGTTAAGAGCAAGTTGGGGGCAAAATGGAAGTAGAAGTAACTTAAATGGTAACTCAGATAAAACATATATTACCTCAATAATTAACGGACAAAATATTGATTATTTAGGAAATATAGGTGCTCAAATTACAGGATACTCAAACCTTAACTTAGTGTGGGAAACTTCAGAACAGTTAGATTTGGGAGTAGATTTAAGAGCGCTAGATAACAAGCTAACTTTCGCCGCAGATTATTACAAGAAAACAACTAGAGATGCTATTATTAACGACGGTTCTTTAATTACACCTGGTTCGGCAGGGTTTCTTTCTAATGAATTTAATTCTGGTACCATAGAAAATAAAGGTTTCGAATTTGAGTTAGGCTATGGAGATACTACACAAAGTGGACTTAGCTACAATATTAATGCAAATTTATCTACTCTACAAAACAAAGTAACAGAGATTCTATTTGTACCAGAAGGGACTTCTCTTGCAGGTGCAGGTGCTCCTCAAAACCCAGACGGAATTACAAGGTTTACAGAAGGGCAGCCTTCATGGTATTTCTATGGATACGAAACGAATGGAATTGATACTGCAACTGGTGAAGTTATAAAAGTAGACACCAATAAAGATGGAAGTATTACAAATGCTGATAAAACAAATATAGGATCACCGCATCCAGATGTTCTATTTGGAGGAAACATCAGTTTAGCGTATAAAGCGTTTGATTTTAACCTACAATTTCAAGGAACATTGGGTAATGATATTATTTCAACGTATCATCAACCGTCTAGACCAATTACCAACAAACCAGTACATTTCTTTAATGAAAGATGGACACAACCAGGTGACGTAGCTTCCTACCCAGGAGCCGCAAATGTAATTGCTTCATATGACACAGATTTAATGGTAGAAGATGGCTCTTTTATGAGAATTAAACAAATTCAATTTGGTTATTCTTTGCCAGAAAATACTATTGAAAGAATGCATATTAACAACTTAAGGTTTTACGTTTCTTTAGATGACTTTTTCACCTTTACAGGTTACAAAGGCTTAGATCCAGAAATTGGAAATTTCAACTATAATTCTATTGGTGTAGATAGAGGTTTTTACCCTACGGCAGCAAAAGTAGTATTCGGACTCTCTCTAGACTTTTAATAAAAACACATACATATTATGAAAAAAACAATTTTAACAATTATTGGAGTTCTTTTTCTAGGGATTATATCTTGTAGCGAAGAATTTACAGAAAACCCAAGAATAAATGTTGATGATTTAGACACCTTTTTTCTTGAAGAGGAAAATGTAGAATCTGCTGTTATAGGCATCTATGATTTAATGCAATTTAATTATGCTGTAGACTGGAGTAGTGTCTTTTTAGTAAAACTACTTCCTGGAGACGATGCAAATGCTGCTGGAGGTAATGCAGACGATCAATCTCAACTGCAAGCTATAGATGATTATGTAGATGTATCTTCTTCTAATGCTTCGATAACTAGTATTTGGGATCTTTTTTACAGAACTATCTCATTATCAAACCTAGTCATAAACAACATTGCAGATAGTGATTTAAGTAACAAAGACAGAGCTTTAGCTGAAGCTAAGTTTATGAGAGCTTGGTGTTATTTTGAATTGACAACCATGTTTGGTGAAGTTCCTTTAAGATTAACAGTACCAGAAAAAGCTGAAGATTTTGGAATCGTAAAATCATCAAGAGCAGACATATATACCCAAATTGAACTAGATTTAACAGCTGCTATTGCTGATTTACCCGGAAAAGGAGCGTCAGATAGTTTTAGAGCAACTAAAGAAACTGCAGAAGCATTAATGGGTAAAGCGCTCGTTTTTCAAGAAAAGTATAGCGAATCAATTCCATATTTTGAATCTGTAATTAATAATCCTGCTATCGATTTAGAAGCAAACCCCGCAGATGTTTGGAGCATTAATCATGAATTTGGAAAAGAATCATTATTCGAAATAGGATATATTTCTACAACTGCAAGAGATTGGGGTAACTTTGCTTGGGGAGGTAGAAATGAAAGTAATCTACACATTCAATTAATGGGACCAAGAGGAGACGGAATCTTTGACCTTACAGGTACAGACCTTATTAATGGATGGGGATTTAACTTACCGTCAGAAAAATTAATAAATGCTTTTGAAGATGCAGGAGACACAGACAGAAAAGCAGCAACTATTATGACAGAAGCTGAATTAATTGATGCAGGCGGAAGTGTAAATGCTTCACTAGCTACAGGAGGAGTAATTTGGGATTATGAAGGAGCTATAAGAATAAAATACGCAACAAAATCTGAAGACACAAGTGAAGACGGTATTAAAGAATTAAATTACAGCACTAATTTTAGGTTATTTAGATATGCAGAAGTTTTATTATTAGCTGCTGAAGCATATAATAAAGACGGGCAAGACTCTAAAGCAAGAACAGAATTAGATAAAGTTAGAAATAGAGCTGGTTTAAGTAATATTAATAGCAACACTAGTGGTACCGATTTATTTGATGCTATTGTCAATGAAAAATTTTTAGAATTAGCACATGAAGGTCAGCGTTTTTGGGATTTAGTGAGATGGGGAAAAGCAGCAACAGAATTGTCTGGCACAGGCTACACTTCTAAAAACGACCTATTCCCTATTCCTATTACAGAAATAGATAAAAACTCAGAATTAACAATTGCAGATCAGAACCCAGGATATTAACAATTAACAATTTTAGTCCCCCAATTTTATTCTAAGAAGAATAAGGCAGCATAAAAACTCATTTTATGCTGCTTTATTTATTAAAAAAACAAAACTTCAAGATCCTTTTTCTTCTGAATTATCGTATCAACTTCATATTATTCAATCAAAAATAATAGAGAACAAACCTTATTTTAGAAATATAATATACCTCTACCTAAAATAACTTTAAAGAGAGGTAATATTATAATAAATCTTTTTATGGTTTTTAATACCCTGAATTTTGTACAAAATTTTCATTTTTATTCATTTCATCTTGAGGAATTGGTAACAAGTATCTAAACTCATTAAAATTAGATTGAGGTTCTAATCCATCAATATTAAAAACTTCGTTTCCTAAATCTAAACGAACAATATCGTACCATCTTTTAAATTCAAAAGCAAGCTCTACACGTCTTTCTTCTATAATGGTTGTTCTTAAATTTTCTTTATTGATACTAGCATCAACATCTTCTGGATAGCTTGAAGCCATATAAACACCATAGCCACTTCCTTCAAAATTAATAGCACCTGCATTTCTTGCACGTTTTCTAATTTGATTTAAATATCCAACAGCTTCGGTAGTTAAACCTAATTCGTTAGCAGATTCTGCAGCAATCAATAAAACTTCTGCATATCTAAAAGCAACAAAATCTAAATCAGATCTCCATCCTGCAGTAGTTCTCCCTTCTCCTGGAAATCTATTAAACTTTGCTATATGTGGTCTTGCTATTTCAAAATCGGTATAAGGTCTTACAACATCAGTACCATCATCTAAGATTAGAGAATCTGCTAAACTTACTTTTAATCTGTAATCTCTAACATCCCAATTATTATAAACATTAATGTGAGGTACTAACATACTCCATCCTCTTATAGGTTTCACTCCACCTTCTACTCCATTAAATGGTCCAACTTTATTATCGTTTTCATAAGTAACCGGATTAGGATTTTGCCCAGTTTGATTATTCGTAAAATCTATTGTAAAAATATCTTCTGTAGAAACCCACTGTTCACTATTTCTAAATATATTTTGATAATCATCTTGTAAAGCATAGTTTAATTGACCAGCATTATCAATTACCCATTTCGCATTTTCATAAGATTTCTCCCAATTACCTAGCGTCAAATATATAGACGATAAATAAGTAGCAGCTGTACCTTTAGACGGTCTAGATTTTACACTTCCTCTTGAAGTTATCTCTAAATGATTAAAAGCAAACGTCATATCTTCTATAATTTTAGCATACACTTCTTCTTTAGTAGCTTGTTTTATACTTAAAGGATCTGCAATATCTGGATTATCGATATAAGGAATGTTACCATAAAGTCTTACCAAATGATAATACAAAAATGC encodes the following:
- a CDS encoding SusC/RagA family TonB-linked outer membrane protein, which gives rise to MQNVFSQSKTITGQVTDSAGNTLPGVSVVIKGTIKGTNADFEGNYSIADVSPDNELVFSYLGMNSQTILVGTSTKIDVILQDNLESLDEIVVVGYGSKKKSLVTGAISSIDSKQIKSSSNQRVESVLQGRTSGVTVSSSSGSPGSGAKIRIRGAGSSGNSEPLFIVDGMKASSIADIAPSDIANIEILKDAASAAIYGTEGANGVVIITTKRGRKGGLQVSFNSQIGVQFLKTDMELMNASQFVQYMNEAGLTSVTDNGYDTDWIEETFSPALMHRNDINLSGATEKFSYFTSASHLDQDGIVGNGNSSFKRSTFRVNLKGDVAKWLEVGVNSTYSSSDKSGIQENSDTRGVIQNMLILDPLTPVTYANGSVPQSVIDRSNTNGVPVLKDANGNVYGYPSYSTGEVVNPVAYANNINKTTVDAYQFLTSAYLKFKPFEGFSFTTRLGYDKNQWDTRNMINPYYVSSEASNTTYSGSQNVVESKRWLWENFASYEKALGNHNFVLLAGYSAEETRVTTPTSRSGSASIVDFIGFNFDLPEFNTQVNQIDPSPDNMVSIFGRLSYDYLGKYLFEASIRRDKSDKFPIANKAGTFPAFSAGWVASNEDFWNRESKIDYLKLRASWGQNGSRSNLNGNSDKTYITSIINGQNIDYLGNIGAQITGYSNLNLVWETSEQLDLGVDLRALDNKLTFAADYYKKTTRDAIINDGSLITPGSAGFLSNEFNSGTIENKGFEFELGYGDTTQSGLSYNINANLSTLQNKVTEILFVPEGTSLAGAGAPQNPDGITRFTEGQPSWYFYGYETNGIDTATGEVIKVDTNKDGSITNADKTNIGSPHPDVLFGGNISLAYKAFDFNLQFQGTLGNDIISTYHQPSRPITNKPVHFFNERWTQPGDVASYPGAANVIASYDTDLMVEDGSFMRIKQIQFGYSLPENTIERMHINNLRFYVSLDDFFTFTGYKGLDPEIGNFNYNSIGVDRGFYPTAAKVVFGLSLDF
- a CDS encoding RagB/SusD family nutrient uptake outer membrane protein → MKKTILTIIGVLFLGIISCSEEFTENPRINVDDLDTFFLEEENVESAVIGIYDLMQFNYAVDWSSVFLVKLLPGDDANAAGGNADDQSQLQAIDDYVDVSSSNASITSIWDLFYRTISLSNLVINNIADSDLSNKDRALAEAKFMRAWCYFELTTMFGEVPLRLTVPEKAEDFGIVKSSRADIYTQIELDLTAAIADLPGKGASDSFRATKETAEALMGKALVFQEKYSESIPYFESVINNPAIDLEANPADVWSINHEFGKESLFEIGYISTTARDWGNFAWGGRNESNLHIQLMGPRGDGIFDLTGTDLINGWGFNLPSEKLINAFEDAGDTDRKAATIMTEAELIDAGGSVNASLATGGVIWDYEGAIRIKYATKSEDTSEDGIKELNYSTNFRLFRYAEVLLLAAEAYNKDGQDSKARTELDKVRNRAGLSNINSNTSGTDLFDAIVNEKFLELAHEGQRFWDLVRWGKAATELSGTGYTSKNDLFPIPITEIDKNSELTIADQNPGY
- a CDS encoding RagB/SusD family nutrient uptake outer membrane protein, whose translation is MNNIIKLSALAVLTFMVSCVDLDETPEGSLTPEGFFNTVEDVYPMIDGTYGLMASSSYYGAGLTVPLQLMSDMVDNGYEFGDYAEFSPFLVTPTNSYVNDVWASSYQTIATANTAIKGIGLLNDTNEEEKILAEGEARFVRAFLYYHLVRLYGNIPYIDNPDIADPLSIKQATKEEVYAKIIEDMTFAFNHLEITSRGSVKSRPSKGTAATYLSSIYLTLGNWEKSYENAKWVIDNAGQLNYALQDDYQNIFRNSEQWVSTEDIFTIDFTNNQTGQNPNPVTYENDNKVGPFNGVEGGVKPIRGWSMLVPHINVYNNWDVRDYRLKVSLADSLILDDGTDVVRPYTDFEIARPHIAKFNRFPGEGRTTAGWRSDLDFVAFRYAEVLLIAAESANELGLTTEAVGYLNQIRKRARNAGAINFEGSGYGVYMASSYPEDVDASINKENLRTTIIEERRVELAFEFKRWYDIVRLDLGNEVFNIDGLEPQSNFNEFRYLLPIPQDEMNKNENFVQNSGY